The Psychrobacter sp. P11G3 genomic interval AAACCCAATATACTCAGCCTGCGCTTTTGACAGCTAGTATTGCTATTTGGCGTGTCCTACAACAAAAAATAGAAGAGACGCCTTGTTATCTAGCTGGTCACTCTCTAGGCGAGTACAGTGCCCTGTGTGCTGCCAATGTGATATCGCTTGGTGATGCAGTCACTTTAGTACATAAGCGCGGTCAGTTAATGCAAGAGGCCGTTGTAGGTGTCGATACTGCTATGGCTGCAGTATTAGGACTAGAAGACAACCGAGTCGAAAACCTGTGTGAACAAGCAACCGAACACGTCGAAGATGCAGTAGTCGGTGCAGCCAATTTCAATAGTCCAGGACAAGTGGTTATCTCGGGTAACGCTGCTGGTGTTAATGCTGTTATTGATAAAGTCAAAAACACGGGCAAAAAATCTGTTCCTCTAAAAGTGAGTGTGCCGTCTCATTGCGCACTTATGGAACCTGCCAGCAATGCATTGACTGAGATACTAGCGGGTATCAAGTTTGATCAGGCAACCATTCCTGTTATACAAAATCGCTATGCACGCGTTGAAACCAGTGCGGTCGGTATCAAGCAAGCATTGACCGAACAGCTGAGCGAGCCAGTACTGTGGTCAAAAACCATGCAAGAGTTAGCTGACAAGCAAATCAATATCTTAATCGAATGCGGCAGTGGTAATGTACTGAGCAATTTGGCGAAGCGTCAGGCGCAGCCAATCGCCAGCTATCCTACTGACAAGCCTGCCCGTCTAGAAAAATTATTGGAGGTGTTATCATGAGCCGTACGATTACATTAGTAACTGGCGCTAGCCGAGGTATTGGCAAGGCAGTGGCCAAGCGTTTTGCTAAAGAAGGACATTTTGTTATTGGAACTGCGACCACTGAAAAGGGCGCTGAGCTTATCGATGACTACCTTCATGATACTGGTGGTATTGGTCGTGTTTTAGACGTACGTGATACTGCTCAAATTGACAAACTGTTTGAAGAGATTGAAAGCGTCTATGGTGCGGTACAAGTATTGGTTAACAATGCAGGTATTACCCAAGATGGCCTACTGATGCGCATGAAAGATGAAGATTGGGAAAATGTTATCGATACCAATTTGACGTCAGTATATCGCATGAGTAAACGTGCTGTACGCGGTATGATGAAAGCACGCCGTGGTCGTATTATCAACATTACCTCTGTCGTCGCTCAAATGGGCAATGCAGGCCAATCTAACTATGCGGCGACCAAAGCTGGCGTAGAAGGGTTTAGCCGTACGCTTGCACGTGAGATTGGTTCACGCCAAGTGACCATCAACTGTGTGGCACCAGGCTTGATCGAAACGGATATGACAGATGAGCTTGATGAGCGCCTATTGAACTCTATGTTAGATGCTGTACCTATCAGCCGTCTTGGTCAGCCAGAAGACATCGCTGCAGCGGTACATTTCTTGGCTAGCGACGAGGCCAGCTATATTACAGGGGCTGTCATTCCTGTCAATGGCGGCATGTATATGTAGTCAATATACGAGCGTTACATAGTTATAATAAAAAACTGTGTGAACGAGTGTAAACTATAATAAAGGGTGCTATAATGACGGATACTTTTGAGTCAAAGCCCTGTATGATAACAGGGCTTTATTAGACATCAGACAGACTGTATAACATGTCATAGAGTACTCAGACAGCATTGCTAGTCTGGCAAACGCATTTTATATACCATGCTATAGCGTTTAAATAAGGCGATATAGCAGTTTATTAAAAATAATAGATGATAACGGAGTGATCTACATGAGTAATGATATCGAGCTAAGAGTAAAAGCAGCAGTAGCTGAGCAACTAGGTATGAATGTTGAAGACATCAACAACGATGCTTCATTCATGGAAGACCTAGGTGCAGATTCTTTAGACCTAGTTGAATTGGTTATGTCATTTGAAAGTG includes:
- the acpP gene encoding acyl carrier protein, which codes for MSNDIELRVKAAVAEQLGMNVEDINNDASFMEDLGADSLDLVELVMSFESDFGITIPDEDSAELTTVQKAIDYVQAQL
- the fabD gene encoding ACP S-malonyltransferase, giving the protein MASVPDMVKKQPARIAVIFPGQGSQAVAMTSELAEIYPEIRDTFTEASDALGEDLWAICQDEEKLNQTQYTQPALLTASIAIWRVLQQKIEETPCYLAGHSLGEYSALCAANVISLGDAVTLVHKRGQLMQEAVVGVDTAMAAVLGLEDNRVENLCEQATEHVEDAVVGAANFNSPGQVVISGNAAGVNAVIDKVKNTGKKSVPLKVSVPSHCALMEPASNALTEILAGIKFDQATIPVIQNRYARVETSAVGIKQALTEQLSEPVLWSKTMQELADKQINILIECGSGNVLSNLAKRQAQPIASYPTDKPARLEKLLEVLS
- the fabG gene encoding 3-oxoacyl-ACP reductase FabG, producing the protein MSRTITLVTGASRGIGKAVAKRFAKEGHFVIGTATTEKGAELIDDYLHDTGGIGRVLDVRDTAQIDKLFEEIESVYGAVQVLVNNAGITQDGLLMRMKDEDWENVIDTNLTSVYRMSKRAVRGMMKARRGRIINITSVVAQMGNAGQSNYAATKAGVEGFSRTLAREIGSRQVTINCVAPGLIETDMTDELDERLLNSMLDAVPISRLGQPEDIAAAVHFLASDEASYITGAVIPVNGGMYM